The nucleotide sequence ttgaaacaattgttaggagagggtggaaagtaagatggaagaaagaaaatgtgaatggacgtatagtaacaggaatgaaaggggttatggTTAGGGGCCTAAAGAAGATTTGCTGAAAAGAACCTCAGGGGCTAAAGGGATGCTGCCAAGAACCTAAAATAATACCTAAAGTGCGACACGTGAGGTATACTGACAGCACTGCCCATCTATGGGGTTCACTGCACTAATGGCACATTAAAATGGCATCTCCAGACTTTTACTCTGCATCTGCACTACCTTTGCAACATAAAGACCATGACATTACCTGCGTAACACGCTGAACGAGACAGTCATCAGCGTAAATTCCTTTGTGAAGACAGGGCAGGAACTCAACCCGAGGATCTTTCATCACCTTCAACGCCAAGCGATAACGTTCTCCCATGCGCTCCATTTCTCCCTGGACACATTCACTGACGTAGGGAATGCATTTCGCATACAGACAATCCATCATGCCCTGCCAAGAAAACCTTAATACTGTAAATTATACTTCCTTTTGAATCTTAGCACCGAATCAGTAGGCTCTTAATAAGTCAATGGTTTCTACTTTcacagaaacacaaatatttttatgtataatgcaTGCAGAAACacagatgtttttatgtataatgcACAAAGAAACAcagatgtttttatgtattcatgcatacaaatattCAATGGGCAACTTGCAAACTTACCGATACTAGATCAACTTTGTTCTTGATAGCGAAGTTTATGAAATTCGTATCGAGAAGAATACGGTATGGAGGACCCAGCTGTGTGTTGTATTGGAAAAAGAGCGCTGATGAATACTTTGAcctaaaaatatgagaaaatataattagCTTTGCTAAATAATTTTGAGAATGTCTCCCAACTTATGTACTAATCCTTCCcaactaaatttataaaatttcaaatattctgTCTTAAGAGTTCACACTATTAAGAAcaatgctaatagattcacaatttcgtgaaaaacaatttgagtaataaaaaaaaaaaaaaaaaactgatgaggaacaccgttcaggtgttcgaaagtctgaTTTTTTACAGTttaggtgttcgaaagtctttgattttttacatagtattatatttactatataattgtggatttttattactcattaaGAACAATTTTACAAAATCTGACTTTATTACGATGGTTGGTACATCAGCCAGTCTAATACAGATACTAGACATTTAAGAGTCATTCATAAGAACTAGGGAAAGTAATCCTTTCCATAAAACTGATCTGCTCTCTTTTCTTAGCTGTCCTACAAGACATTATTCTATTCTGTAAatactaaataatttgaattgtTCAGATGTATTTTTTagcagatacaggcagtccccggtttacgacggttccggcttacgacgttccgaggttacgacgcttttcaaatatattcatcagaaattatttccaggcttacgacgcatgttcggggttgcGACGCGGCGTCGTCaatgccgatccgacggaagaaatatggccccaaaatggcagaataatcataatttgaaggttttttgatgtaaaactcaataataatgcagtttacatcgttttcaatgcacccagagcattaaaagtaaggttttcttatgatttttgatgattttcgacgatgttccgacttcgacgattttcggttacgacgcgcgcaaagaacggaaccccgtcagaaaccggggaccgcctgtattaaATCTTAAATTATCACACTCACTTTATCACAAGCAACAGCACAGTAATAAGACATAGGTGTTAGTCTCATCCAACAATAGGCACTATCTGAGTTGCCTAAAAGATAATGGATTCCTTTGTAGTACTATACCTAGGCGGTCCCCACTTACCGGCAGCATTGGTTAACATCTCTTTGCTATTACAGCGCTTGGCTAGCAatgtcattaaccagattttcagcgccggtaagcgattttcggcattggtaagcggtttatcggcatcggtaagcggtttatcggcgtCGGTAAGCAATTTATTACCGCTGCTAAGCAGTTTATCAGTGCCGATACCGGTTAACGTGCCGTTTAGCGGGGTTGTCAGTGCTATTATCGTCAATTTTTGATTAGCAGCGCTCGGCTGGGGGCGGAAAAcctgccgttaactggggactgcctgtaaacatAAGGTTCTTCACACTAACTGAGATTCTATCTAGTCCGTCCTAGATGTCTTCAACTATTCCAAATCCTTCAACTTAGAAGTAGGAGACAGAGCAGCATTCACATTCCTGGAACCAGCACACTCCTATTGGGCTAGAAGCATTTTACAATTCGAACGATGATGCAGAATCTCTCCCttgccattttttctttgtcCCACGTCTTCGTGTTACTGTAATTGTTAACAGGTAATTCCTTCATGAGAAACACTGGACTGCTTTGCCTTTTCAACAACCAACCAAGGTTCTGATTCTGAGAGCTATCTGTCAGCATTTGCACGCAAGTACAAGGTCCTAGCCTTACTTGTTTCACTCATTTTATGGCCTTGTAAGAAAACTGAGACCCGTCAACTTTGGAGTTGTTGGGAAGAGAATTCCACCGCCTTTCTCTGCATTGaatgcagtacaggcagtccccggttaacggtgggctcggttaacagcgatccggttttatggggcttgtctagcgctgaaaattgccgattttcggcgccaaaaatcactgatttccacttatcggcgccgataattgggtattggcgctgatacatacctaacagaggctgcgataaccgaaaatcggagctttttggcgccgataacccccgaaaatcgccgattttcggttagcggcgattttcggttatcatcacaccctcagagacggaaccccgccgataactagggactgcctgtattgccaAATCCTGCAACTTGGGCTCTTGCATCAGGGATGTCCCCTCCTCAATGACAACTAAAACATATTAAACATCAGCACTGATCCCCTCCCCAATTACACTACAGTCATTGGGAAATAAAGCCTATTATAAAGTAACAGGTTTGTTTTCATTGTGAGTTAACCTACTAAACTGTATTACCAACTGATCTATCCCTGCTCAGCAGTAGCTAATGCTTCCTTACTAAAAGTGcatttgaatacaaaaataaaaatatatcaaattcatgGAGTACTTACGCTTCAACAAGTTTTCGTTCGTGTGGATcgactttctttattttctttacctcCCTGTCTTGTTCCTTCCTGAAAGAgataacaagaaattaaaatacactGTCAAAAGACAAGCTGGAAGAGAACGAAGATCTCTATAAGAAGAGATGAGACATACAGAGGAAGATGTGGAAGGAATGGAATCAGAATCTCAAGAAAAGAGGacagaataaagggaaaatatttggAGTTGCAAAGCGGATgaggcaagataaaaaaaaaaagatgtgatgaGGGACAACAttacataaaacaacagaaataatgtaAAGAAAGAGGCAGTATTTTGTGGCACCCACGAGTCAAAGAGAATTAATGCAATTTAAACTGATAGGTCTCAATGTAACGGAGGAATCACAAGAAGGTTACAAGGACccataagaatatgaaaaatagaaaggCTTCAGTACCATTACAACTGAGTAATATGCAGAAAGCAGTTGGGTTACCAGTCAATGAAAAGTTAACCTGAATATAATGTACAGAAATATTGCAAAGGAGACTTTGAACCAAAAAAGTGGTAAAAGATTATTATAAGCGAGTATTATACATTGCAAATTAAAGGGAAATGCACAGCAATATGAAACATGCAAAGGAGTGAGACTCTGTTTCACCAGTCTCACTCCTttgcaaacaaattcaaaattggAAATTGTCAGAagtaacaaaaacttaaaatttgcAACCATTAGTTAGGCTTTGCACCAAGATCAGAGAAATCAACCACAATCTACACATGATCTGACAAATGTCAAGTATGTCAGATGAATTTGGGCTATACATTAAAATACCTTGgagtaatgatgataaaagtCAAAATTAGAAAACAACTATCATACCATTTAATACAATCAATAATTTGACCATTTATAgtgaatttcttttcaaattgtgCCAACATCAAGATATTAAAATACCTCCAGTATTCATAAGAGTAGTTTTGAGTTCTATAAACAAATTCTTTccatacaaaattataaaaaaaacacatgtcTTTACCAGATTTCAATAATCCACAGCCTAAGTACAATATGGACACTGTCTTGAATCAGCTACTAGAACTTACCGAAACATAATACCGgaatatttaatataaacaatCAAAATACCAACCATACATTAAATAACAAGCACTTTACcatgaataaaatgaacacaGCATATGTGGTGATATCACATCTAACAATGTTTTACAGCAACACATATACTTACAGGCGAGTGTCTGTGGGCTTTATCATCTTCTTCATTACAGCAAACTTTCGTGTTTTCTTGGCTTTAGGCTGAAAAGAATAAAGTGTATCAATTAAGATAAGTACAGGTACAAAGCAtatcaacatttattttgttaatatagcTGTCTCTCCCAGATGTAACATGGCAAGAAACTGTTAGGCATCAATACGTGTTATAATACAAAATGTTGGGTAACTTTGGTTCCATAAACACATAACGCTCAGTTTAGCCAACTTATTCCTCAACATTTGCGGGAGCTGATAATGCGCTTACAAGATTATAAGAAGGGGCTGATGATTAAAATTGAGACCTTAGTTTTGTGCCAGCGTGCTTCTGACTCGCCAATAAAGAGCATGTGTGGGGAGGTCACTCAACTTCCCACTTGTACCTTGTGGGACTGAATAAGTGCGAGATTGGGTATACATGATAGGAGTGTGGCACTGttaaggggagagggaaggggacaAGGAATTGGAAAGGTTCGGTGGTGTTCCCTCTCAGTGGCGCATGTTTTTTACCCTTCCTCCTCTTACTCCCAACCTTTCCCACTGAGAAGGTGGCCACTTCACACTCCTTGCATGGAAAATCAGGACAGCAAGGACCACCCTTGCAGAAGAAACAGTAACAGTCTGGATTCGAACAGGCAGAGGACAAGAAGTATGCTTATGTGCTCATGCTCTCAAAAGAACGTTGTTCAGGTTTTACCTCtccataaggaaaaataaaaaacaaaaaaaaaaaaccaatagtTTAAACTTAGCAGTTTACAGGGAGCACAGTAAGATGCCCTCACTAGATGGCTAGGTGCAAATGCAGAGTAGGGTGAGGTGAAAATGGCTTACCCTCCTAACCTGACCCGGCCAGGAGGGTTCCTCCCCACGACCCACCCCTGAGTAACCTAACCTTTAACAGAGTGTAGTGGCCTAACCAGAAATTACCTTTCTAACCTGCCTCAGGgaccatgccctgacctggctagGGGGAGTCTTTGCCACCCCGTCCCCCCCGAGCAACACTAAATATCATATACAGATCGGCAGGACTAAATTAAGGCGAAATTACCACCGCCTTACCTTGTCCCACAACTCTGCATGCTACACGATGGTTGCTGAAGACAAGGTGTTCGGTGGCAGCAGGCGAATGGGAGAATCCAGCAGGCCTAAGGGGGAGATTCCCCCATTCACCCTCCTGCCACCTATTAACTAGGCTACCTCCTTGCCGCGTTTCAACGACCAATTCAAGCTCACGCTGAAGAATAATCCTACGTAATAAGTGATGGTTTATATTTCTGTTGGAACAAATACTGACCCAGAGCAATAGACCTAAATACCTAAcagtcacaggaaaaataaaagattggtAGGCCTACGCAAccaaaatattcatatgtatgctatatattaattaatagcCTAGCCTAGCATTTTAGACTTAATAAATAGGCTAGTCTAGGTTAAGCTTAGATCTTCAGACAAATATAGGAAGACTGTAGGAAATTTGTAAGTGGATGTTAGGCCTACatcttaaaaaatattgttaatatgataaatttaaattagaaaaataggcttagtctacCAAAAAAAAGTAGAATATGCTACGGTATCTCATGAAAGTCAAATATCAGCGAAAACAACTTGAATCTTCCTACACTTGAACCTAGGCCTATGTCTACGTGACCCATTTTATCGTAAATAGGCCTAGGGTATGGTATGTAGGCCTAGGCCCACTGAACGGCGATCCTAATTTCTTTCGAGAATTCGTGATACCAACTCGAAAATTCCAGCGTTTCCAGGTACCAGTGAGGATGGATGGTctaatatgaatgaataaattaaatgtcCAAGTTTATTTGGCCTGTCAATCTCCGTCTATATAGTAAAAACAGGTCTCCTAGGCCTCTAGGCTCAGGATACGAGGCTCAGGTGTCACatgcaaaagacaaaaaaatgattaataattacTAATTTCATACCATTTTGAATGGTTTCCCGTGTCCGGTAGTTCACTTAGATGAAGATATTCACTTGAATGTTGTTTTATGCTGTTTTGGCCACAGTAGACGTtgaattaatcaaataaatagaGGAAAACGATTCCTTAAGCTTTTCGACGTGTTGTTGACAATAGTTGTAGTAGTACTTGaatgcgtcttcttcttctttgaaacggctcctcctTAATTGAATATTTGACTCCCTctattgtttttcctcttctttcataaCATCTTTTAGCATTTTACGgttatctaataatttattctctatttttctacAAGTTACATTTaagtattatgatttttattatatatttgtttctccgTAACGAAACAAGTGGTTTCGCAAATGGTATATCTCTTTTTCAGGGTTATGTTTAATTCATTATAATGTCGTTTGGTGTACAGTTTAGTTTTATCCCattgtctctttttctcttgcgTATAACAAACAATTTTTGAATTATTGCTTTCATTTGCTGGCTGTTCAAAGTATTTGTGTCATCCCTAAAATGAAATTATGCGTATTCCATTTCGAAATAGTTTATCTTGCTCAATATTTTGGCTGTGGTATCTAGAATTCATGAGATCATAgacattttcatgtttatgtttcTCAGGTCCATTTTTTGTcattgattttaaagaaaatattcctcCTTAAAGACTTGACCTTTTCCTTCATTGGTGTGTCTCCCAtagtttgagttttgtttttgtgaattttgactGCCTCGACTGTTAGTACCAaagtctagagaattctctagacggtaaagacagaagaagaagactttggtgaaaaatgcttatactgcCAATGGAGTTCTGAGGGCGTGGGCCCCTAGGTTCTTTtagtagaaaatattaatattttaaagtaagaGGATCCTTAAAAGATTCTCACGATGAACCTCAAGGCTTGATATGAATACATCATTACATTCACTagttatcacaaaaaaaattgtatttttgcctagtgtatatgaaatatattattcttatacGCGTATATAGATGGTCATTTACCTATGCAAAAATTCTACGTATTTAGCCATGCTTACAAAAAAATGAGCAGTCTGAAGTTGGGCCTATGTTTTCTATCTCTTATGTGCCTGTTACCATCTTCATATTGTTGTGATGTAAAAGGTCTCATTGCATATAAAATGGATGCATAGCGAGGAATTTATAGTATATTGATATTTTAGCATGGTAGTCTTGATTAATTGCGCAATAAACAGTATTATATACTCATTTTCAGTGCAAGCCCGCAGAACTATCTGTGGGAACTCAGACTATTGACTTCGCACCCTACCGGTAAACAACGTAGTCCTATTGCTTGTTTTGTCTTACGCCATAGATACTTCAAACTTTTCCTAGTCTCATGTTTGGCCCAACGCTGGGTGTTGTTTCATTCTTAGTTTTCACAATTAGATCTTAGCGTTGTCTATATGTTTACTGTTCATTATATCAATCTATTTTAATGTTAGAAGTCTTCTTACGTCATAGATACTTCAAACTTTTCCTAGTCTCATATTTGGCCCAACGCTGGGTGTTGTTTCATTCTTAGTTTTCACAATTAGATCTTAGCGTTGTCTATATGTTTACTGTTCATTATATCAATCTATTTTAATGTTACAGTTCTTCTATAACTTCGTATCTTTGTTCCAGGCTACAATTCAGTTCGGTTCTTTTAAATCAGCTCTGTTAAAATTATTCGATACGCCTTTTAGTTGTACTCATTAAAAAGTGTGAAGTTTTCTTTGATAGGTATTACCACTGAAATCAGTTAGGAAACGAActttataaaagtataaaagtgtGCAAGAATGCTTCATCTTTTACCtcgtcttcctttctttctattAACCATACATTGTCTAGGCTGGGTCCTTTTTAATGCAGCAGGCTATTATCTCTTCACCAATGTTTACAATCTTTATTTTATCACCAAAAACAAGTGTAAATTGGTTGTAAATAAGATTTAAATAATGGAATAGATAGAGCGTCTCCTTGCCTTGCAGTCATAAAACAAGTAAGGCAGAAGAACGCATTGTa is from Macrobrachium rosenbergii isolate ZJJX-2024 chromosome 10, ASM4041242v1, whole genome shotgun sequence and encodes:
- the Bka gene encoding rRNA-processing protein FCF1 homolog, with the protein product MPKAKKTRKFAVMKKMIKPTDTRLKEQDREVKKIKKVDPHERKLVEASKYSSALFFQYNTQLGPPYRILLDTNFINFAIKNKVDLVSGMMDCLYAKCIPYVSECVQGEMERMGERYRLALKVMKDPRVEFLPCLHKGIYADDCLVQRVTQHKCYIVATCDKALKRRIRKIPGVPIMSVGKHKFVIERMPDAPQM